The following proteins come from a genomic window of Mucinivorans hirudinis:
- a CDS encoding Tyrosine-protein kinase Wzc, whose amino-acid sequence MVENKINNEQDPKSLTARQVVELVLANWYWFAVSLLVALLLGGYLYVKSPLVFKRQASIMLKDKSGSGQGEAAIFADLGLLSSTSSLVDNEIFILRSASLMRTVVQKLDLNVSYSYMGRFRKLDIYGEETPIVVKNVAESEQSNNPVSFTVTPKNSEAFQLSYIDENETRVSIEKKFGDTVLIRNVLIEIKPTISAEKFVGKEVNVAVTSVAKAQLDFSSRLTVARADKVSSVVNLSFIDQSPQRATAVLNTLIAEYNTESIMDKNRIARNTDIFIMERLAKLSKDLEGVDTDIADYKQQSNVLDFSAAANMYMQTSNEIRRDAAEVENQIAMANYIKDYLLDPINANALIPRVSGAQNLGVDSQIDSYNELRLKLDKMLESSGENNPLVVDGRTQLSALKMTIIQAINNTVNSLKIKQQNIRNEENLSNRRIASVPTKEKDVAGIVRQQKIKEELYLYLLNKREENALNLAITIPEARVVDAADGPPNPIAPRLILFAAVSIIGGFALPFAVIFLIIMLDVKVRGRKDVEAYTTIPVLNELPRKSKKQKDDVVVKRGGHDVMSEAFQILRGNIDFSFKRTKPGAMVIASTSTVKGEGKTFVSTNLALSLSFINKRVLLIDMDLRKATLSKNLSLGGRAGVTNYLLGKVDKLSDVVLSGVLGSGVDFIPGGAKVASVPSLLTSPEFDKFIDDLRPMYDYILLDNPPAPLIVDTQIINRVVDFTLYVMRSGKIDRRYLPEMERQYQEKRFNNLNILITDSKMRSKIYGYGSYGYGYSYGYGYGAKMEE is encoded by the coding sequence ATGGTTGAGAATAAAATAAACAATGAGCAAGATCCAAAAAGCCTTACAGCCAGACAGGTAGTAGAACTGGTTCTTGCCAACTGGTATTGGTTTGCCGTATCACTATTGGTGGCTCTTTTGCTTGGCGGATACTTATATGTAAAATCACCGCTTGTTTTCAAGCGTCAAGCCTCCATTATGCTCAAAGATAAGAGCGGAAGCGGACAAGGTGAAGCTGCCATATTTGCCGATTTGGGGCTGCTCTCTTCCACGAGTTCGTTGGTTGATAACGAGATATTTATTCTACGCTCAGCCTCATTGATGCGTACCGTTGTCCAAAAGTTGGACTTAAATGTTTCGTACTCTTATATGGGACGCTTCAGAAAGCTGGACATATATGGAGAGGAAACTCCTATAGTTGTGAAAAATGTTGCGGAATCCGAGCAAAGTAATAATCCGGTAAGTTTTACTGTCACGCCTAAAAACAGTGAAGCCTTTCAACTATCCTATATTGACGAGAATGAAACGAGAGTGAGTATTGAGAAAAAATTTGGCGATACTGTCCTCATTAGAAATGTTTTAATCGAAATAAAACCGACCATATCCGCTGAAAAATTCGTGGGTAAGGAGGTGAATGTTGCCGTTACATCGGTAGCGAAAGCTCAGTTGGACTTCAGCTCTCGACTGACCGTTGCGCGTGCCGATAAGGTTTCCTCCGTGGTCAATCTATCCTTTATCGACCAATCTCCCCAACGTGCTACTGCCGTATTGAACACCCTTATTGCGGAGTACAACACGGAGTCGATAATGGATAAAAACCGAATAGCCCGTAATACCGACATATTCATTATGGAGCGTCTGGCAAAGCTGAGCAAAGACCTCGAGGGGGTTGATACGGACATTGCAGACTATAAGCAACAGAGTAACGTTTTGGATTTCAGCGCGGCTGCAAATATGTATATGCAGACCAGTAACGAAATTCGTCGCGATGCGGCTGAGGTTGAAAACCAGATAGCTATGGCTAATTATATCAAGGATTATCTGCTTGACCCTATCAATGCCAATGCCTTGATTCCTAGAGTTTCAGGTGCGCAGAACCTCGGTGTGGACAGTCAAATTGACTCCTACAATGAGCTTCGCCTCAAACTTGATAAGATGCTCGAATCCTCGGGAGAGAACAATCCTCTTGTTGTGGATGGGCGCACTCAACTTTCAGCACTGAAAATGACCATTATTCAGGCTATTAATAACACCGTTAATTCGCTGAAAATTAAGCAACAAAACATACGAAACGAGGAGAACTTGTCTAACCGCAGAATCGCCTCGGTGCCCACCAAAGAGAAGGATGTTGCCGGTATCGTTCGCCAGCAAAAAATCAAGGAGGAGTTGTATCTATACCTGCTCAATAAGCGCGAGGAGAATGCTCTGAATCTTGCGATAACCATACCCGAGGCTCGAGTTGTCGATGCGGCTGACGGGCCGCCTAATCCGATTGCGCCAAGGTTAATACTCTTTGCAGCAGTTAGCATTATCGGAGGATTCGCTCTGCCCTTTGCAGTTATTTTCCTCATAATAATGCTCGATGTGAAGGTGCGCGGACGCAAGGATGTGGAGGCTTATACGACAATACCCGTGCTCAACGAGTTGCCCAGAAAGAGCAAGAAACAAAAAGATGATGTAGTCGTTAAGAGGGGGGGGCACGATGTGATGTCCGAAGCGTTCCAAATCCTCAGGGGAAACATTGACTTTTCGTTCAAAAGAACAAAGCCGGGAGCGATGGTTATCGCCTCCACCTCCACCGTCAAGGGAGAGGGCAAAACATTTGTATCCACAAACTTAGCACTATCTCTATCGTTTATAAACAAGCGCGTACTGCTCATTGATATGGACTTACGCAAGGCAACGCTCTCGAAAAACCTCTCACTGGGAGGAAGAGCGGGGGTGACGAACTATCTGTTGGGTAAGGTGGACAAGTTGTCGGATGTTGTCCTGAGCGGAGTGTTGGGCAGCGGAGTAGACTTCATACCGGGAGGTGCAAAAGTAGCTTCCGTTCCATCATTGCTTACCTCGCCGGAGTTTGATAAATTTATTGATGATTTGCGCCCAATGTACGACTACATATTGCTGGACAATCCACCGGCACCCCTGATTGTCGATACACAAATCATTAATCGTGTAGTCGATTTCACGCTCTATGTGATGCGTTCCGGAAAAATTGACCGCAGATACCTGCCCGAAATGGAACGTCAATACCAAGAGAAACGATTCAACAACCTTAACATACTCATCACTGACTCGAAGATGCGTAGCAAGATATATGGTTATGGATCTTATGGTTATGGATACTCTTACGGATATGGGTACGGAGCGAAGATGGAGGAGTAA
- a CDS encoding Polysaccharide export outer membrane protein, with translation MNRLIPLIVATILVVGCRSTQDVLYFQNAKIDQSIAMAQDYESKIQRDDILAITVSSKEAEAARPFNKVLPILSTQGASSGQNLLRLTDRGYLVSQQGYIQFPMLGEILVAGKTKSELSKLIENKLIEQQYLTDPTVSVALLNFKFSVLGESARPNTYSVDSERVTLIEALSMAGDLNINAERDVIIIRESNGTRVIAQVDMRSVDFMNSPYYYIHPNDVIYVRPNQTKVNQSSDRQLLPLITSIASLAVTITTLILVNVR, from the coding sequence ATGAATAGATTAATACCATTAATTGTGGCGACAATCCTAGTTGTGGGATGTCGTTCCACTCAGGATGTGCTCTATTTCCAGAACGCAAAAATAGACCAATCGATAGCTATGGCTCAGGATTACGAAAGCAAAATCCAGCGCGATGATATCCTCGCAATTACGGTATCGAGCAAAGAAGCCGAAGCAGCCAGACCCTTCAATAAGGTTTTACCGATACTCTCTACTCAGGGAGCTTCGAGTGGGCAAAATCTTTTGCGCCTGACCGACCGCGGCTACTTGGTGTCGCAGCAGGGTTATATTCAATTCCCGATGCTTGGAGAAATTCTTGTTGCCGGCAAAACCAAAAGTGAGCTCTCGAAACTAATTGAAAATAAACTAATCGAACAACAATACCTTACAGACCCTACGGTCTCGGTTGCGCTGCTCAACTTCAAATTTTCGGTACTCGGCGAGAGTGCTCGTCCCAACACATATTCGGTAGACTCTGAACGCGTTACGCTGATTGAAGCTCTGAGTATGGCAGGGGATTTGAATATCAATGCCGAGAGGGACGTTATTATAATCAGAGAGTCGAACGGAACAAGAGTCATAGCGCAGGTGGATATGCGTTCGGTAGATTTTATGAATTCACCTTACTACTACATACATCCCAACGATGTGATATATGTCCGCCCTAACCAAACCAAGGTGAATCAAAGTTCAGACCGTCAGCTTCTTCCGCTGATAACATCGATAGCTTCGCTGGCGGTAACAATAACTACGTTAATATTAGTAAATGTAAGATAA
- a CDS encoding DNA polymerase III epsilon subunit, with amino-acid sequence MCPMKNFAALDFETANGKRSSVCSVGVVVVREGVVCDSYYSLIRPQPNYYAQFCVDVHGLVFSDTEHERPFNEVWAEVAPLIEGLPLVAHNSPFDQGCLKAVFELYGMPYPNYTFHCTCRAARRAFPNLANHRLHTVSAHCGFDLTCHHHALADAQACAAIAMAIL; translated from the coding sequence TTGTGCCCGATGAAAAATTTTGCAGCATTAGATTTCGAGACGGCAAACGGCAAGCGCTCAAGCGTGTGCAGTGTAGGAGTTGTCGTGGTGCGCGAGGGTGTTGTTTGCGATAGTTACTACTCGCTAATTCGCCCTCAACCAAACTATTACGCGCAGTTTTGTGTTGATGTCCACGGACTAGTCTTCAGCGATACGGAACACGAACGCCCCTTCAACGAGGTTTGGGCAGAGGTAGCACCCCTCATCGAGGGTCTGCCGTTGGTGGCTCATAACAGCCCCTTCGACCAAGGATGTCTCAAGGCGGTATTCGAACTATACGGGATGCCGTACCCCAACTATACCTTCCACTGTACCTGCCGCGCGGCACGGCGTGCATTTCCCAATCTTGCCAACCACCGGCTACATACGGTAAGTGCCCACTGCGGATTCGACCTCACGTGCCACCACCACGCACTTGCCGATGCCCAAGCTTGTGCCGCCATTGCAATGGCTATTCTGTAA
- a CDS encoding NAD(FAD)-utilizing dehydrogenase (sll0175 homolog), producing the protein MQIELKITPEQASSPRAMAQAAARAAGVSESELSYCRIIRKSIDARKRGEVIFNVLVEIGIDNEQPEQIAPIEYANVENATEIVVVGAGPAGLFAALELIEMGYRPIVVERGKDVSARKLSIAAINRGEAIDPDSNYCFGEGGAGTYSDGKLYTRSRKRGSNRKILEIFHTHGAHEGILYESHPHIGTDCLPKIIENIRKTITTHGGVVLFGTRVEDIIIEENRARGVIDAQGNRIEGAAVILATGHSARDVYELLHRKGVLVEAKPFAMGVRVEHQQSLIDKIQYKQERGEYLPAASYQLVAQVNGRGVYSFCMCPGGFIVPSATSQGECVVNGMSPRGRNNIFANSGIVTEIREEDYRDFIPHFGVLAGLKFQQQLEMMGFAQGGGAGQKAPAQLLTDFVLGQKSHETLPTSYHPGVVVSDMDKWLPKFMAKALKGGFREFDKKMHGFITEEAQVVGIESRTSSPVRIPRDRESFEHPVVKGLYPCGEGAGYAGGIVSAAVDGMVVARAVAGGQK; encoded by the coding sequence ATGCAAATAGAGTTAAAAATCACACCCGAACAGGCATCGTCCCCTCGAGCGATGGCTCAGGCGGCAGCGCGCGCTGCGGGCGTGAGTGAGAGCGAATTGAGCTACTGTCGTATAATCCGTAAATCCATTGACGCTCGCAAGAGAGGAGAGGTTATTTTCAATGTCCTTGTCGAGATTGGAATCGACAACGAACAGCCGGAGCAGATTGCCCCAATCGAATATGCGAACGTAGAGAATGCGACGGAGATAGTTGTTGTGGGGGCAGGTCCGGCGGGTCTTTTTGCGGCTTTGGAGTTGATTGAGATGGGATATCGACCCATTGTGGTTGAGCGTGGTAAGGATGTGAGCGCGCGCAAGTTGTCTATAGCGGCAATCAACCGCGGCGAGGCAATAGACCCCGACTCGAACTATTGCTTCGGCGAGGGTGGGGCGGGGACATACTCCGATGGCAAACTCTATACACGCTCGCGCAAGCGCGGCTCGAACCGCAAAATCCTCGAAATTTTCCACACCCACGGAGCGCACGAAGGCATCCTTTATGAATCTCATCCCCATATCGGTACGGATTGCCTACCCAAAATAATAGAAAACATCCGAAAAACTATCACCACCCACGGCGGAGTGGTGCTCTTCGGCACGCGAGTGGAGGATATTATCATAGAAGAGAACAGAGCACGAGGCGTAATTGATGCTCAGGGCAATAGGATAGAGGGTGCGGCTGTGATTCTCGCCACGGGGCACTCTGCGAGAGATGTTTACGAACTTCTCCACCGCAAGGGGGTGCTTGTGGAGGCGAAACCCTTTGCTATGGGCGTGAGGGTGGAGCACCAACAGAGCCTCATCGACAAGATTCAGTATAAACAAGAGAGGGGTGAATATCTTCCTGCGGCGAGCTATCAACTTGTTGCTCAGGTTAATGGTCGCGGAGTGTATAGCTTCTGTATGTGTCCGGGCGGCTTTATAGTGCCCTCGGCAACCTCGCAGGGTGAGTGTGTTGTGAACGGAATGTCGCCCCGCGGACGCAACAATATTTTTGCAAACTCGGGAATAGTAACCGAAATTCGAGAGGAGGATTACCGCGATTTTATTCCGCATTTTGGGGTGCTTGCGGGGCTGAAATTTCAGCAGCAGTTAGAGATGATGGGCTTTGCGCAGGGTGGCGGTGCGGGACAAAAAGCTCCGGCACAGCTGCTTACCGATTTCGTTCTTGGGCAGAAATCACACGAAACATTGCCCACCTCATATCATCCGGGTGTTGTGGTGAGCGATATGGACAAGTGGTTGCCCAAATTTATGGCAAAGGCACTCAAAGGGGGTTTTCGGGAGTTCGACAAGAAGATGCACGGTTTTATTACCGAGGAGGCTCAGGTGGTCGGTATCGAGTCGCGGACTTCCTCTCCGGTGCGCATACCGCGTGATAGGGAGAGCTTTGAGCACCCCGTTGTCAAGGGTTTGTATCCCTGTGGCGAGGGTGCCGGTTATGCAGGCGGAATAGTCTCGGCAGCGGTGGACGGGATGGTCGTGGCACGGGCGGTTGCCGGCGGGCAAAAATGA
- a CDS encoding Thiamin biosynthesis lipoprotein ApbE, producing MKKLLIFSLLALLACAKKESPSRYVTIDGFAEGTTYHIVYRDSVERDLQPDITDFFERFENSLSIYNPASLISQINEGEDVELDDWFLECFNISTQINGATHGLFEPTLRPLIAAYGFGGKGAARVVTQEQIDSALALVGLAKVRIEHRRIVRDDERIELDFNAIAKGYSVDLLGELLEEKGIRDYLVEVGGEIVCRGKNANGGDWTVSIDSPKEGNYSPGADTQAIISFTNKGLATSGNYRKFAVDDAGNKVVHTIDPRTGKSAQSNLLSATIIAPTCAIADGYATACMVAGLEGAKQMIESDATLEALFIYAEGELMKVYATQGMMPMIRQTK from the coding sequence ATGAAAAAGTTACTGATATTTTCACTCCTTGCGCTGCTCGCTTGTGCCAAAAAGGAGAGCCCGAGCCGTTACGTTACCATTGACGGCTTTGCCGAGGGGACGACCTATCACATTGTTTACAGGGACTCCGTAGAGCGGGATTTGCAACCCGATATAACCGATTTTTTCGAGCGTTTCGAGAATTCACTCTCAATCTATAACCCCGCTTCGCTAATCTCGCAAATCAATGAGGGCGAGGATGTTGAGTTGGACGATTGGTTCTTGGAGTGCTTCAATATTTCCACACAAATCAACGGCGCAACACACGGACTTTTCGAGCCCACTCTGCGCCCTTTGATAGCAGCCTATGGCTTTGGCGGAAAGGGCGCTGCGCGCGTGGTCACTCAGGAGCAGATTGATTCTGCTCTGGCGCTGGTGGGGCTGGCTAAGGTGAGGATTGAGCATAGGCGGATAGTTCGCGATGATGAGCGTATAGAATTAGATTTCAATGCAATAGCCAAGGGTTATTCGGTTGATTTGCTTGGCGAGTTACTCGAAGAAAAGGGTATTCGCGACTATTTGGTTGAGGTTGGCGGGGAGATTGTCTGCCGCGGTAAAAATGCCAATGGTGGCGATTGGACGGTGAGCATAGATAGCCCCAAGGAGGGAAACTACTCGCCGGGTGCAGACACACAAGCCATTATATCGTTTACGAATAAAGGTTTAGCAACATCGGGCAACTATCGCAAATTTGCCGTTGATGATGCCGGCAACAAAGTTGTTCACACCATAGACCCCCGCACGGGTAAATCGGCACAGAGTAATCTTCTCTCTGCCACCATCATAGCCCCAACTTGCGCCATTGCCGACGGGTATGCTACTGCCTGTATGGTGGCGGGGTTGGAGGGTGCAAAACAGATGATTGAGAGTGATGCAACACTCGAGGCACTATTTATCTACGCCGAGGGCGAGCTGATGAAAGTCTATGCCACACAAGGGATGATGCCGATGATTCGCCAAACAAAGTAG
- a CDS encoding N-acetylglucosamine related transporter NagX: MQRLRSLDLLRGFDLFMLVAFCPLLMKFPPQAEWLVAIKSQFTHCSWEGFTAWDLVMPLFMFMSGVTIPFALTKYKNQAKGVFAWRIAKRVALLWVFGMVVQGNLLSLDPSQWKLFSNTLQAIAVGYAFSAIFFLNFSARTNYLIAASLLLLYWALMALGGDYSQAGNYAESVDRAVLGGFRDGAQWTEDGGVEFSPWYFYTWIISSLTFVVTVMSGMLAGDFLKNSAASGNGKAARLALAGVAAVAAGWIWGLWLPVIKPIWTSSMVMVSSGYSLLLLALFYWLADVKGWYKWIDWLRIYGTNSILAYVVSQLGLFRGTARVLLHGLEQYTGDYYPFILELGSVSIVFALLYIMFKNSKFLRV, translated from the coding sequence ATGCAAAGATTGCGCTCTCTCGACCTGCTGCGTGGGTTTGACCTCTTTATGTTGGTGGCATTCTGTCCGCTCTTGATGAAGTTTCCCCCACAGGCAGAGTGGTTGGTGGCTATCAAGAGCCAATTTACCCACTGCTCGTGGGAGGGATTCACGGCGTGGGATTTGGTGATGCCCCTCTTTATGTTTATGTCGGGTGTAACGATTCCCTTTGCGCTCACCAAATACAAAAATCAGGCTAAGGGTGTGTTTGCTTGGCGAATAGCCAAGCGTGTGGCGTTGCTCTGGGTGTTTGGTATGGTGGTGCAGGGCAATCTGCTCTCGTTAGACCCTTCTCAGTGGAAACTTTTTAGTAACACCCTGCAAGCCATTGCCGTAGGCTATGCCTTTTCGGCAATATTTTTCCTGAACTTTTCCGCACGCACAAACTATCTTATTGCAGCATCACTGCTGCTGCTCTATTGGGCTTTGATGGCTTTGGGCGGGGACTACTCTCAAGCCGGTAACTATGCAGAAAGTGTGGATAGAGCCGTGTTGGGGGGCTTCCGAGATGGGGCACAGTGGACTGAGGATGGTGGAGTGGAGTTCTCGCCGTGGTATTTCTATACTTGGATTATCTCCTCGCTCACCTTTGTTGTAACGGTGATGTCGGGGATGTTGGCGGGTGATTTCCTCAAAAATTCGGCAGCAAGCGGCAATGGTAAGGCGGCGCGGTTGGCTCTTGCGGGGGTGGCTGCGGTGGCTGCGGGTTGGATTTGGGGGTTGTGGCTGCCGGTGATTAAACCCATTTGGACAAGCTCTATGGTGATGGTCAGTAGCGGCTACTCGCTCCTATTGCTGGCGCTATTCTATTGGTTGGCAGATGTCAAGGGTTGGTATAAGTGGATTGATTGGTTGCGCATTTACGGCACAAATTCAATTTTGGCTTATGTTGTCTCGCAGCTTGGTCTGTTCCGCGGCACGGCGCGAGTGCTCTTGCACGGTTTGGAGCAATATACGGGAGATTACTATCCCTTTATACTCGAACTGGGCAGCGTTTCGATAGTTTTCGCACTACTATATATAATGTTCAAAAACAGTAAATTCTTGCGTGTATGA
- a CDS encoding Thiamin-phosphate pyrophosphorylase, translated as MLYVIITKAVLSYTEIAQICVRQGIGYLQLREKHLSDRELIVAAMEIRRVTRNTATRFVVNDRADIAAVVGADMLHLGQEDMPIELARQIVGDMPIGLSTHSLEQAQAALAHRPAYIGFGPIFPTTTKEKPDPTVGLDSLRRVVELSPVPVVAIGGIFPHNINEVLDAGAKSVCLVRHLMESEKTEERIKEILLTLRKSGG; from the coding sequence ATGCTCTATGTGATTATTACCAAAGCTGTGCTATCTTACACTGAGATAGCACAGATTTGTGTTCGCCAAGGTATCGGCTACCTCCAACTGCGCGAAAAACACCTCTCGGACAGGGAGTTGATTGTCGCCGCAATGGAGATTCGCCGCGTTACGCGCAACACAGCCACACGCTTTGTGGTGAACGACCGTGCAGATATTGCCGCGGTAGTCGGGGCTGATATGCTCCATCTCGGGCAGGAGGATATGCCCATTGAGCTTGCACGGCAGATTGTGGGCGATATGCCCATCGGGCTTTCGACCCACTCCCTCGAGCAGGCTCAGGCAGCACTTGCCCACCGTCCCGCCTACATCGGTTTCGGACCCATCTTTCCCACAACAACCAAAGAAAAACCCGACCCTACTGTGGGACTTGATAGCTTGCGCCGCGTTGTGGAGCTATCGCCCGTTCCCGTGGTTGCCATCGGAGGAATTTTTCCTCATAACATTAATGAGGTATTGGATGCGGGTGCGAAAAGCGTCTGCTTGGTGCGCCACTTGATGGAAAGTGAAAAAACGGAGGAGCGAATCAAAGAAATTTTGCTAACTTTGCGAAAAAGTGGCGGTTGA
- a CDS encoding Thiazole biosynthetic enzyme Thi4 / Ribose 1,5-bisphosphate or 5-ribose-1,2-cyclic phosphate dehydrogenase, whose product MEKIVSAGIVESYFDKLRRNLVLDVAIVGGGPSGLVAAYYLAKAGRRVALFERKLAPGGGMWGGAMMFNDIVVQSDALPILEELGVSYRHYRGDAYLVDSVHATAALIYAATRAGATIFNCYSVEDVVFKDERVAGLVVNWAPVIREGMHVDPLVIMATAVLEGTGHDCAIARLVARKNGVRLNTPTGEVIGERSLSIEEAERTTVENTKEIYPGLFVSGMAANGVSGSFRMGPIFGGMLLSGKKAAQMICDSL is encoded by the coding sequence ATGGAAAAAATTGTATCTGCCGGCATTGTCGAATCGTACTTCGACAAACTCCGAAGGAATCTTGTGCTCGATGTAGCCATCGTGGGTGGTGGTCCGTCGGGTCTTGTGGCTGCCTATTACTTGGCTAAGGCGGGCAGGCGCGTGGCTCTATTTGAGCGTAAACTTGCTCCGGGAGGTGGTATGTGGGGCGGAGCTATGATGTTTAATGACATTGTGGTTCAGTCTGATGCCCTGCCTATTTTAGAGGAGTTGGGGGTGAGTTATCGCCACTACCGGGGGGATGCCTACTTGGTGGACTCGGTGCACGCCACTGCCGCACTTATCTACGCGGCAACGCGGGCGGGGGCAACGATTTTTAATTGCTACTCGGTGGAGGATGTGGTCTTCAAAGATGAGAGGGTTGCCGGCTTGGTTGTGAACTGGGCACCGGTCATTCGCGAGGGGATGCACGTAGACCCGCTGGTGATTATGGCAACAGCCGTGCTCGAGGGTACGGGGCACGACTGCGCAATAGCACGGTTGGTGGCGCGCAAAAATGGTGTGCGGCTCAATACCCCCACGGGTGAGGTCATCGGCGAACGCTCCCTGTCAATCGAAGAGGCGGAGCGTACCACGGTTGAGAATACCAAGGAGATTTACCCCGGTCTGTTTGTCTCGGGTATGGCGGCGAACGGCGTGAGCGGCAGCTTCCGTATGGGTCCAATCTTTGGGGGAATGCTACTCTCGGGCAAGAAGGCGGCACAGATGATTTGCGACTCCCTCTAA